Below is a genomic region from Gracilimonas sp..
TATTATCGCATGTTTTGTCTAAGGAAGGGTACGAGTACATTGAAGCATCGGGCGGCAGTGAGGCTCTGGAATTGGCAGAGAAGCATGTACCTGATTTAATTCTCCTTGACATAATGATGCCCGATTTTAGTGGGTTTGAAGTCATTAAAAGGATTAAATCAAATGAACTGCTTGCAGATATCCCTATCATTTTCCTCAGTTCATTGACGGATACCGATGATAAAGTGCAGGGATTTAAATATGGCGGGGTTGATTATATTACCAAACCATTTCAGAAAGAAGAGACATTAGCCCGTATAAAGACTCACCTTCAGATTCGGTCACTTCAAAAACAGCTCAATGAACGCATAAAAATTTTACGAGAGCGTGAAATTGAATTAAGCAGACTGAATCAAAAAAAGGATGACCTGGTTCGAACCGTTAGTCATGACATAAAGAACCCGCTCACGGGTATTATTGGGCTGGTCAAATTAATGAAGGATAGCGATAAAATAACAGCAGAAGAGCAAACTCATATGCTTTCTGTGATTGAAGAGAGTGGAACAAACTTATTGAATCTTGTACGTGAGGTACTCGACAGGGAATCTAAAAAAGTGGAGCCCGAAGAGTTAGAATACTCAAAAATATCGATCGCAGAGTTGCTTGAAAGAGTAATTTCAATGAATAAAGCGAAATCTGTAGTTAAGAACATAAAACTGGATTACAAAGTTAATCCAGCCGGACTTAAAGTAGATGCAGATCAGAATAAAATTGAAATTGCTATGAACAATCTTGTTTCAAATGCTTTGAAGTTTACTCCTTCAGGTGGAGAAGTGATTGTTTACGCGTCTGAAAATGGCGAGAATTTAGAAATGAAGGTGAAGGATACCGGCATTGGAATTCCCAAAAAAATGCAAGAAGATTTATTTACAAGCACCAATAAATCATCCCGAAAGGGAACAAGTGGAGAGGTTGGAACCGGACTTGGTTTGGATATTGTTCAGCTCTATGTTGAGCTTCACAAAGGAAAAGTTTGGGTTGAGTCAGAATTAGATAAAGGCACCACATTCTTCATTCAGTTACCTATAAATAAGCAAGCTTAAATAAATTACCTATGAACTATAAGGTTTTAGTTATTGATGATGATGAACCCATTCACTTCATGATCAAAAACCTCCTCAAGAACGAATTTACCGTATTAAATGCCCATAATGTGCAAGAGGCAATTGACATTCTATCAGAAACTGATATCAATCTGATTCTGTCCGATATTCATATGCCAGGTATTTCCGGGCTGGAGTTTTTGGAATCTATAAGACTGGATGAAAAAAAGAAAAAGATTCCGGTTCTGATTATGACAAACCTGCCAACTGTAGAGAAAGAACAGAAGGCTTATGATCTTGGAGCTGCTGATTTTATTAAGAAAGAACTCCTGAATAATGACAGAGAGCGAGTTCTTGAAATCATACGGATGAAAATAGTAACGGATATCAGGGTTACTGGACTGGATGAGGATCAGTCTAAAAAGAAAGATAAGCTCGTCATGAAGTTGATGGAAACGGCAATATCAGGTTCATTCCCCGATACCGTAGAGACTTTAGGAAATGGATTAAATGAGATTATATCCAATAAATTTACGGGTTTTTGGATGGTCCAGGATAATCAGACAAAGTTGTTGTATCTGGAGACTCTGAATTCAAAACAACCTGACAATCCCGCGGATATTTATAACCAGCAAAGCTTTGAGCATCTCCAGGAAACAAAAGAAGCCTACATGACCAATCATGTATTTAATGAGGAACTGGGCTTTTTTATCGATTTTTCGAAGAATGAGGAGTTAGCAGCTGAAATAGCTGTTCCATTATTTGCGATAAGTGAACGGGAATTATTAATGAATAACATGAACGTTCCGTCTGATGCCCCAATGTTTGGAATATTACTCATGAAACGTTCTGTTTTATTCTCATCTACTGAGTTTGAGCTTGTCTCCAGATTAATTAAACAATCAGGCTCTATTCTTTATCGGCTTTACAAAAAAGCTAACTCCTGATTTAAGTATATGAATATTCTGCTCATTATAGAAGGCACCTACCCATGGTACAGAGGTGGAGTTAGTGAATGGGTTTATCAGTATTTAAACCATTTACAAGAGTTTGATTTTACCATTCTGCAGATTGCAACGGATGAATTTCAGGGGCTCAATCCATCCGATGCACTTTATCCTTTGACTGATAATATTGTTGAATTCATTCGGATTTCTCCTCCTGAAATGAATTCCGGTTCTTTAAACTATCTTGATAAATGGTTTGAGGACTCAGTTTCAAGTCAGGAGCTCACGAAATCAAAATTTGATCTCGTACATGTAACAAATACTGGTTTTGCCGGATGGCTGGGTACAAAATTATCAACCATAAATAAAATTCCACTGCTGCTGACGGAACATGCTATTTATTGGAAAGAAATTGAGATGGGAGCAGTAGCCCTGGAATGTGGCTACAAAATACCCAACGATCATGATGGTAAAAATGACGTGGTTTCATCTTTTAAAAATATCGCTTCATTGACGTATCAATATGCAGAGCAAATAGTTACAGTTTCTGAATCTAATATTCCCTATCAAAAAGAATTAGGCGCAAATGATGTAAAATACATCCCAAACGGAATTCCCAAGTCATGGCTTAAATCTGAAAAAAGCAGGGGTAAGGAACCTGTAATAGGGTGGGTAGGTCGGTGTGCTGAAATGAAGAACCCACTTGCTTTTTTTGAGTTAGTAGAGGAATTCAGAAGTAAAAGTATAAGCCCTCAATTTCGAATGTTACTAAGCGATGCAAACGAGAAAGAGCTTGAAAACAAGGTTAAAGCCGTATCATTAAATTATCCTGAAGTAGAGTGCATTTGGAACCAATCGGCACAGACTTATTTTAGAGATTTTGATTTTCTGTCGATAACCAGTCATAATGAATCACAGCCATTGGTAATGTTAGAGGCATTAGCCCATAAAGCACTGCCAGTTGGTTTTCGTGTAGGTGATTTGACTGAAAAGTATGGGCTTGTAATCGCTCCGGGTTTGCCGGTTAGCAAATTAGCTGACAATATCATCAGGCTATGGAATCATCAGGCGGAATTTGAACATTATGTTGAGAACCGTTTTGCTCGTGTTCAGGAATATCACACCTGGGAGTATATTTTTTCTCACTATAAGACTTTGATTAAGGAAATGATGGAGGAAGTAATAGAAGAGTGAGTAAAGACACTCCATATGTGCTGTTTGAAACGGAGGGTTCTTACCCTTACAGCGGCGGAGGTGTGTCTACCTGGTCTCATATTTTGTGCACCGAATTGAAAGAGAAGGTGGATTTTGAATTACTGGCTATTACAGGTAATCCCTATGTAGAAAGCCGTTACAGGCTGCCTGAGAATATCAGAAAGATTACTCATATTCCGCTATGGGGAGTCGATGAGCCCTCAGATTATTATGATGATGAGAACCCTTTTTCTCATCAAATTGAAAAGAAAGCCAGAGTATCTAAGGATGTCATCAACCAATATTTTAAGCCTATTTTTGAGGACTTTATACAATGCCTCCTCAATCCATATACTGATGTGTCTCGTGTAAGTGATATTCTTTACGGCCTTTGGAAGTACTTCCAATATTATGATTATAAACAAACATTGAGACAGCCTTTGCTGTGGACTGAATTCAAACAGTCGCTGATCAATTATTTTGAGGAGTCTAACCTGTCTTACAATGAGCAGCCGCGTGTATTTGATATTACGTTTGGAATGCGCTGGCTTTATCATTTTATGATGCCTTTGGCTGCTCCTGTTACAGATAAAGTGGATGTTACCCATGCCACGCTCGCAGGTTTTCCGGCCTTGGTTTCCATTGCAGGAAAATATGAGTATGGCATACCAAGTATGGTTACAGATCATGGTGTTTACATGCGGGAGCGGTTAATTAACGTGGGACAGGCAGATATGCCTTTCTTCTCAAAAAAGCTGCTTGTGGATATGTCAACGTTGGTTAGCAGAGCTGTTTATTTTACTGCTGACCAGATTTCGCCCGTAACAACAGCAAACAAGGAGTGGGAGATGCGGTTTGAAGCCGAAGAGAGTAATATCATTCCCATCTATAACGGGGTGAATACAGATCTTTTTAAACCAACTCCAAAACCTAAGCAAACCCAGGATGTACCCACAGTAATTGCCGTAGCGCAGGTTTTTCCTTTGAAAGATATTGAAACCATGATTCGGGCTGCTGATTTGGTTCGGAAAGAGATTCCAGCGGTTCAGTTTAAGGTATATGGAAGCCTGGAGGTTGATAAAGATTACGTTGAAAAATGCAGGGACTTAATTAAAGAGCTGAAATTGGAAGACACATTTCATTTTGGAGGCTTTCATGATCAGCCAAGCATGATTTTTAATGAGGGTGATATATCTATCTTAACCTCAATCTCGGAAGGATTCCCCTATACAGTTATTGAATCTATGAGTTGTGCACGCCCAGTTGTGGCTACAGATGTAGGTGGTATCAGAGATGCACTTGAGGGTTGTGGAATTTTATGTAAGCCCAGGGACCCTCAGGACATTGCAAAAGGAGTGGTGAAATTATTGAATGACGATGATCTCCGGCTTGAATTGGGTAGTAAAGCCAGAGAAAGGGTATTGCTTACCTTTACAACAGAAAAGTCAGTAGATGCTTACTACGATTCATACATGAAGTTGGCATCTCAACACAGAACTCCGTTGAAGAAAAACGTTCAGATAGCTTCTGTTCTTAAGCTGCTCAGTCATCTTGAAGAAGCGGAGTTTGAGCATGCCTGAACTAGACCAGATCCAAGTTTCAGAGCTTACCAAGCCTGAAGCGGTTGACCAAATAACGGAACGTGTATACCAACTAATTGGAAACCCAATCAGTAAATGGGCCGTTGCAGCTACCATCGAGTCTTTAGGAGTTCGAAATGTTGATGCCCAGACAGATTATGGATTCCAATCCGTATTTGATCTGGGTGATGAAGTTTACAGAAGGATAAAAAGCAGGGAACAGGAATCAGCCCTTAAGGATGAGGACGATAAAGATGAGTTTAAATTTGGTGGTATTGGGCGAACCCTTAAACTATTTGCCAGGCATTACAGTGCTGGAATGGTTTTTTCTATGCCAATGCTATCCCAAATCATAGCTATCATAGTTTTTGAATATGCACTATGGGCCTGGTTTGATTTCAATGAAGCTCAGGCAACGGTAGTGGCTTTAGGTACCATGCTCTCTTTTATATTGACCGGTGGTTTCATTCAAACATTGGGAAGGTTAGTATCAAAATATAAAGGAGAGGGTAATTACTACTTAGCCGCCAAAGCAACCATATCTGTCCTGAAAATTGGCATTCCGTTTGTATTAATATCTGCAGTTGTCATTTTTGCCATTAATCTGATCTTACCTTTTTATCCGCAACAGCTTATCATTTTGGCAATGATTTATATGGTGCTGATTTCATTATTATTACTGTCAGCATCGGTTCTGTTTGCCACAGAACAACGGCTTATGATTTTGGTCGGTATTGTAGGGGGTACCATTTTTGTAATTTTTGGAATGGATTTCGCAGGCCTGGGAATTTATTTATCCCAATGGCTCGGCATTCTAACGTCTACGCTAATAATAGCCGCATACGCATTTATTTATTACAGGCTTAAAATACAGTCGCTTCGTCAGGAACTCTTTAAGCAATCTTTGCCAGAAGGGGAAGTAAGCTATTATAATACGTATCGATATTTTGTGTATGGATTTTGCTATTTCACCTTTCTATTTATGGATCGATTGATGGCATGGTCGGCCGGACCACCACCTCCAGAATATATCGTTTGGTTTAATACTCCATACGAACTTGGGATGGACTGGGCTCTTATCAGTCTGGTTATTACGATTGCGATGCTTGAATTTAGTGTTCAATCATTTTCTCTGAACCTTATTCCAGCTCAGAAAAAAGCAGTTATTTCAAAGATTAAGCTTTTTAATCGCTTTTTTAAACGTTTTTATATCAAACAGATTATTCTGCTTTTAGTTATTGGGGGGGCATCGATAGTGATTACTTATTATGGTGTATTAAGCCTTCGGGTATTTGAAAATGAAGTTCCTGAGATTGCTGACTTCTTTGCAAACGAGATGACATTTAGGGTATTCTGGCTGGCAAGTATAGGCTATTTGTTTTTGATTTACGGGCTATTAAACAGCTTATTTTTCTTTACGCTGAACCGTCCTGAAATGGTGATGTATTCGATGATTGGTTCATTGTTTGTGAACTTTATAACCGGATTTTTATGCAGTCGGATTTTTGGACTGGAATATGCCGTAATTGGCCTTATTGCCGGAGCTGCTGTGTTCGGGATTTCTACCGGAATTTTAGCAAAAAGATTTTTTAAACATCTCGATTACTTTTATTACTCTGCATATTGAGGTACCTCTATGATTAAAGACGTTCGAAGTTACATACATACAGTGGGCAATCGGCTTAGTAAAGCGTTCTCTATGGAGGCTTTTGGTACCGAAGACCAGCTTGAATTCTGGGAGCTGTCGGCCGAGCATTTATCCCGAAAAGAAAATCCTTCTTTCAGCGACCTCGTAAATTGGATGGATTTATTGTACAGGGCGCCTGTCCATTTTGTCTATAAGCTGCAAGATGAAAAGCTCATACTTGATAGAAGACATGTGCTTACAAAAAATATATTACGTGATAATAAAGACGAAAACGAACCTCATAAACAAACTCCTCAGCAAAAAGAATTTATAAGAGATTTTGAGTACCAGCTACAGAATCTGGAAAAGAAAATGACTATGGATGAGGTGTTTAAGGAACACGGGATAACATCTCATTCTATTGGTCAATGTGAGCACATTCCGTTATTCAGTAAGGATGGAAAGCAATGGGGAATCTATTGTGCAGGTCCATATACCAAAAGCCCGGAGCAAATCACTCCAAAACTCTCTATTGTAGGCCGTTTGTTAGCGAATTGGCTGATTAGCCTCGACGAAGAGGAGAGTAACCCACAGAAAGAGTATGAACAGAAAATTCAAAGTGTGGTCTCTGATTTAGGCAGTGGAAAGCTAAATTCGGAAGGCATCGCACAGATTATTCTCCGATATGTGGTACATGGCCGGAAAGTAGGGTCTGGTTGTATTGTTGAGTTTACTAAAAACGGGCATAA
It encodes:
- a CDS encoding hybrid sensor histidine kinase/response regulator; this translates as MKPEESLILIVDDTPANLRLLSHVLSKEGYEYIEASGGSEALELAEKHVPDLILLDIMMPDFSGFEVIKRIKSNELLADIPIIFLSSLTDTDDKVQGFKYGGVDYITKPFQKEETLARIKTHLQIRSLQKQLNERIKILREREIELSRLNQKKDDLVRTVSHDIKNPLTGIIGLVKLMKDSDKITAEEQTHMLSVIEESGTNLLNLVREVLDRESKKVEPEELEYSKISIAELLERVISMNKAKSVVKNIKLDYKVNPAGLKVDADQNKIEIAMNNLVSNALKFTPSGGEVIVYASENGENLEMKVKDTGIGIPKKMQEDLFTSTNKSSRKGTSGEVGTGLGLDIVQLYVELHKGKVWVESELDKGTTFFIQLPINKQA
- a CDS encoding response regulator, translated to MNYKVLVIDDDEPIHFMIKNLLKNEFTVLNAHNVQEAIDILSETDINLILSDIHMPGISGLEFLESIRLDEKKKKIPVLIMTNLPTVEKEQKAYDLGAADFIKKELLNNDRERVLEIIRMKIVTDIRVTGLDEDQSKKKDKLVMKLMETAISGSFPDTVETLGNGLNEIISNKFTGFWMVQDNQTKLLYLETLNSKQPDNPADIYNQQSFEHLQETKEAYMTNHVFNEELGFFIDFSKNEELAAEIAVPLFAISERELLMNNMNVPSDAPMFGILLMKRSVLFSSTEFELVSRLIKQSGSILYRLYKKANS
- a CDS encoding DUF3492 domain-containing protein translates to MNILLIIEGTYPWYRGGVSEWVYQYLNHLQEFDFTILQIATDEFQGLNPSDALYPLTDNIVEFIRISPPEMNSGSLNYLDKWFEDSVSSQELTKSKFDLVHVTNTGFAGWLGTKLSTINKIPLLLTEHAIYWKEIEMGAVALECGYKIPNDHDGKNDVVSSFKNIASLTYQYAEQIVTVSESNIPYQKELGANDVKYIPNGIPKSWLKSEKSRGKEPVIGWVGRCAEMKNPLAFFELVEEFRSKSISPQFRMLLSDANEKELENKVKAVSLNYPEVECIWNQSAQTYFRDFDFLSITSHNESQPLVMLEALAHKALPVGFRVGDLTEKYGLVIAPGLPVSKLADNIIRLWNHQAEFEHYVENRFARVQEYHTWEYIFSHYKTLIKEMMEEVIEE
- the pelF gene encoding GT4 family glycosyltransferase PelF: MSKDTPYVLFETEGSYPYSGGGVSTWSHILCTELKEKVDFELLAITGNPYVESRYRLPENIRKITHIPLWGVDEPSDYYDDENPFSHQIEKKARVSKDVINQYFKPIFEDFIQCLLNPYTDVSRVSDILYGLWKYFQYYDYKQTLRQPLLWTEFKQSLINYFEESNLSYNEQPRVFDITFGMRWLYHFMMPLAAPVTDKVDVTHATLAGFPALVSIAGKYEYGIPSMVTDHGVYMRERLINVGQADMPFFSKKLLVDMSTLVSRAVYFTADQISPVTTANKEWEMRFEAEESNIIPIYNGVNTDLFKPTPKPKQTQDVPTVIAVAQVFPLKDIETMIRAADLVRKEIPAVQFKVYGSLEVDKDYVEKCRDLIKELKLEDTFHFGGFHDQPSMIFNEGDISILTSISEGFPYTVIESMSCARPVVATDVGGIRDALEGCGILCKPRDPQDIAKGVVKLLNDDDLRLELGSKARERVLLTFTTEKSVDAYYDSYMKLASQHRTPLKKNVQIASVLKLLSHLEEAEFEHA